A window from Leifsonia shinshuensis encodes these proteins:
- a CDS encoding 1,4-dihydroxy-2-naphthoate polyprenyltransferase has protein sequence MSQNKPRMQRTIPPTARGPRGGRSGRPGAAAAAVKPATTADWIAGARLRTLPLAIAPVLIGVGAAKIAEGPGVWHPVRSLLCLAVAVLLQIGVNYANDYSDGVRGTDEFRVGPGRLTGSGKAAPRAVLTVALTFFALAAVAGLILVILTQHWWVLLIGAAAIAAAWFYTGGKRPYGYYGLGELFVFVFFGLVATVGTTFMLAGTVNQEAWYGGVIAGLIACAVLMVNNIRDIEPDRQARKRTLAVLLGSVASRIVFCVLLLVPFGILAVLAVFYPFAWFGMFALLAALPACVITLFGRTPRELITALQLTSITGLLVGIALGVAYAF, from the coding sequence ATGAGTCAGAACAAGCCACGCATGCAGCGGACCATCCCGCCGACGGCGCGCGGACCGCGCGGCGGCCGGAGCGGACGTCCGGGTGCCGCCGCCGCGGCCGTCAAGCCCGCCACGACCGCGGACTGGATCGCTGGGGCGCGCCTGCGCACGCTTCCGCTGGCCATCGCCCCCGTGCTGATCGGCGTCGGCGCGGCGAAGATCGCCGAAGGTCCCGGCGTCTGGCACCCAGTACGCTCCCTGCTCTGCCTCGCCGTGGCGGTGCTGCTGCAGATCGGCGTCAACTACGCCAACGACTACTCCGACGGGGTGCGTGGCACCGACGAGTTCCGGGTCGGGCCCGGACGCCTCACGGGCTCCGGCAAGGCTGCGCCGCGCGCGGTGCTGACGGTGGCCCTCACGTTCTTCGCGCTCGCGGCGGTCGCGGGTCTCATCCTGGTGATCCTCACCCAGCACTGGTGGGTCCTGCTGATCGGCGCCGCTGCGATCGCGGCCGCCTGGTTCTACACCGGCGGGAAGCGCCCCTACGGCTATTACGGGCTCGGCGAACTCTTCGTCTTCGTCTTCTTCGGGCTCGTCGCCACGGTCGGCACCACCTTCATGCTGGCCGGAACGGTCAACCAGGAGGCCTGGTACGGCGGCGTGATCGCGGGGCTCATCGCCTGCGCGGTGCTGATGGTCAACAACATCCGCGACATCGAGCCCGACCGTCAGGCCCGCAAGCGGACGCTCGCCGTGCTGCTCGGAAGCGTCGCGTCGCGGATCGTGTTCTGCGTGCTGCTTCTCGTGCCGTTCGGCATCCTTGCTGTGCTCGCGGTGTTCTACCCGTTCGCCTGGTTCGGGATGTTCGCGCTCCTGGCGGCGCTACCGGCCTGTGTCATCACGCTGTTCGGCCGCACGCCGCGCGAACTGATCACCGCCCTGCAGCTGACGAGCATCACCGGCCTGCTCGTCGGGATCGCGCTCGGCGTCGCCTACGCCTTCTGA
- a CDS encoding o-succinylbenzoate synthase, producing MLPELADLLATSRVVSLPMTTRFRGITVREAVLFEGPLGWTEFSPFVEYDDREASAWLHAAIDFGWRRTPTALRDRIPVNATVPAVDADDVPGVLARYSGARTAKVKVAEPGQTLADDVARVRAVREALGPEGRVRIDANALWNLDEAEHAIHALAPFDLEYVEQPCATVDELAELRRRIKYMGIPVAADESVRKATDPLAVARAGAADLLVVKAQPLGGIHSALRIVEEAGLPAVVSSAIDTSVGIAMGAHLAAALPELEFDCGLGTVAMFVDDVSDDPLTPRDGVIPVVRPSVSSRRLDALRADDDRTAWWLDRVRRCHRILERNAAL from the coding sequence ATGCTTCCGGAACTCGCCGACCTGTTAGCAACTTCGCGGGTCGTGTCGCTCCCGATGACCACCCGCTTCCGCGGCATCACGGTGCGCGAGGCGGTGCTCTTCGAGGGGCCGCTGGGGTGGACGGAGTTCTCCCCCTTCGTCGAGTACGACGATCGTGAGGCGTCCGCCTGGCTCCACGCCGCCATCGATTTCGGCTGGCGGCGCACCCCGACGGCACTGCGCGATCGCATCCCGGTCAACGCCACCGTCCCGGCGGTCGACGCGGACGATGTCCCGGGCGTGCTCGCCCGCTACAGCGGCGCACGCACGGCGAAGGTCAAGGTGGCGGAGCCGGGTCAGACTCTCGCGGACGACGTCGCCCGGGTCCGCGCGGTCCGAGAGGCGCTCGGACCGGAGGGCCGCGTGCGCATCGACGCCAATGCCCTGTGGAACCTCGACGAGGCCGAGCACGCCATCCACGCCCTCGCCCCGTTCGATCTCGAATACGTCGAGCAGCCGTGTGCAACGGTCGACGAGCTCGCCGAGCTGCGCCGCAGGATCAAGTACATGGGCATCCCCGTCGCGGCGGACGAGAGCGTGCGCAAGGCGACCGATCCGCTCGCGGTGGCGCGGGCGGGCGCGGCGGACCTCCTCGTCGTGAAAGCTCAGCCGCTCGGCGGCATCCACTCCGCGCTGCGGATCGTCGAGGAGGCGGGCCTCCCGGCAGTCGTCTCCAGCGCGATCGACACCTCGGTCGGCATCGCCATGGGCGCGCACCTCGCCGCCGCGCTCCCCGAGCTCGAGTTCGACTGCGGTCTCGGCACCGTAGCGATGTTCGTCGACGACGTCTCGGACGACCCGCTGACTCCGCGCGATGGCGTCATCCCGGTGGTGCGCCCCTCCGTGTCGTCCCGACGGCTGGATGCGCTGCGCGCCGACGATGACCGGACGGCCTGGTGGCTCGACCGCGTCCGGCGCTGCCACCGCATCCTCGAGCGGAACGCCGCGCTCTAG
- a CDS encoding DUF4229 domain-containing protein yields the protein MKRIPSWITYTVLRLLVFAVPLAILLVVGVVWWLAVIAAALIGLCLSYIFLSRPRNAVSSDLYAVRHRETPAHSEDDDVEDAAVDGATEDRDTGTGRRDGQKA from the coding sequence GTGAAGCGGATTCCCTCTTGGATCACCTACACCGTGCTGCGCCTGCTGGTGTTCGCGGTGCCGCTCGCGATCCTGCTGGTGGTGGGTGTGGTCTGGTGGCTCGCGGTGATCGCCGCCGCCCTCATCGGGCTCTGCCTCTCGTACATCTTCCTGAGCCGTCCCCGCAACGCGGTCTCCTCCGATCTCTACGCCGTCCGCCACCGCGAGACGCCCGCACACTCGGAGGACGACGACGTCGAGGACGCCGCCGTGGACGGTGCGACCGAGGACCGCGACACGGGAACCGGCCGGCGCGACGGTCAGAAGGCGTAG
- a CDS encoding AMP-binding protein: MSREVRVVDASHPEEVFVALREALTGSGDAVVPRARHQANGSGGPAPGGADAGDERSGDGGVATTWPSQGDTVAQNVALIIETSGSTGVPKRVALSADALLASAAASAGALGGQGQWLLALPVHYVAGAQVLVRSLAAESEPVLYGEGRFDAERFAEAARRLTGDLRYTSLVPVQLARLVEGAEAGSREVGAALRAFDGILVGGQALTPTLRDRAERLGARIVTTYGSSETAGGCVYDGMPIGTTTVRAVDGLLEISGPVLAEGYLGDPERTAAAFHEADGTRWYRTGDLGEVGADGEVAVFGRSDNVIISGGEKVLLDAVERAVQEVAGFGHAVVVGVPHPEWGQVPVVVVEGAASLGVSELRRIVAERLGRAAAPDRILEVARVPRLSSGKPDRIAVTALAADREA; this comes from the coding sequence ATGTCACGAGAGGTACGGGTCGTGGACGCCTCCCACCCGGAGGAGGTGTTCGTCGCTCTCCGGGAGGCACTGACGGGAAGCGGCGATGCCGTGGTTCCGCGGGCGCGGCACCAGGCAAACGGGTCCGGTGGCCCCGCGCCCGGTGGAGCGGACGCCGGTGACGAGAGGTCAGGCGACGGCGGCGTCGCGACGACGTGGCCGAGCCAGGGCGACACGGTGGCGCAGAACGTGGCGCTGATCATCGAGACGTCAGGGTCCACGGGTGTGCCGAAGCGCGTGGCACTGTCGGCGGACGCGCTGTTGGCGAGCGCTGCAGCCTCCGCCGGCGCTCTCGGCGGGCAGGGCCAGTGGCTGCTGGCGCTTCCGGTGCACTACGTGGCCGGCGCGCAGGTGCTGGTCCGGTCGCTGGCGGCGGAGAGCGAGCCGGTGCTGTACGGCGAAGGGCGTTTCGACGCGGAACGCTTCGCCGAGGCGGCGCGGCGGCTCACCGGCGACCTCCGGTACACCTCGCTCGTGCCCGTGCAGCTCGCGCGGTTGGTGGAGGGCGCCGAGGCGGGGTCGCGAGAGGTGGGCGCGGCTCTTCGGGCGTTCGACGGCATTCTCGTCGGAGGCCAGGCGCTGACGCCGACGTTGCGCGATCGCGCGGAGCGGCTGGGCGCGCGCATCGTGACGACATACGGGTCGAGCGAGACGGCCGGCGGGTGCGTGTACGACGGGATGCCGATCGGGACGACGACCGTTCGAGCCGTCGACGGACTCCTCGAGATCTCCGGGCCCGTGCTCGCGGAAGGGTACCTCGGCGATCCGGAACGGACGGCCGCTGCCTTCCACGAGGCGGACGGAACCCGGTGGTACCGGACGGGTGACCTCGGCGAGGTGGGCGCCGACGGAGAGGTCGCGGTGTTCGGACGGTCGGACAACGTGATCATCTCGGGCGGCGAGAAAGTTCTGCTGGATGCGGTGGAGCGGGCGGTCCAGGAGGTCGCAGGATTCGGCCACGCGGTGGTCGTCGGTGTGCCGCATCCCGAATGGGGACAGGTGCCGGTCGTCGTCGTGGAGGGGGCAGCGTCGCTGGGCGTTTCCGAATTGCGCCGGATCGTCGCGGAGCGACTGGGGCGCGCTGCCGCACCCGATCGCATCCTCGAGGTGGCACGCGTGCCGCGGCTATCGAGCGGCAAGCCCGACCGCATCGCGGTGACGGCGCTCGCCGCGGACCGGGAGGCATAG
- a CDS encoding 1,4-dihydroxy-2-naphthoyl-CoA synthase produces MQADVSELFDPGAWREVPGFGDLTDITYHHDVTGRIARVAFDRPEVRNAFRPRTVDELYAALEDARTNPRIGVVLLTGNGPSPKDGGWAFCSGGDQRIRGRDGYKYAEGETASSIDAARSGRLHILEVQRLIRFMPKVVIAVVPGWAAGGGHSLHVVCDLTIASEEHGRFKQTDADVGSFDAGYGSAYFARQVGQKVGREVFFLAREYSARRAYEMGAVNAVVPHAELETTALEWANEILTKSPTAIRMLKFAFNAVDDGLVGQQVFAGEATRLAYGTDEAVEGRDAFLQKREPDWSPFPWQY; encoded by the coding sequence ATGCAAGCGGACGTCTCAGAACTCTTCGATCCCGGCGCGTGGCGCGAGGTCCCCGGCTTCGGCGATCTCACCGACATCACCTACCACCACGATGTCACCGGGCGCATCGCACGCGTCGCGTTCGACCGGCCCGAGGTGCGGAACGCGTTCCGGCCGCGCACGGTCGACGAGCTCTACGCCGCGCTGGAGGACGCACGCACGAATCCGCGGATCGGGGTGGTGCTGCTGACCGGCAACGGGCCGAGCCCGAAGGACGGCGGGTGGGCGTTCTGCTCCGGCGGCGACCAGCGCATCCGGGGCCGGGACGGGTACAAGTACGCCGAAGGGGAGACCGCCTCGAGCATCGACGCGGCGCGCAGCGGTCGGCTGCACATCCTCGAGGTGCAACGCCTGATCCGATTCATGCCGAAGGTCGTCATCGCGGTCGTTCCGGGATGGGCGGCGGGGGGCGGCCACTCGCTGCACGTCGTGTGCGACCTGACGATCGCCAGCGAGGAGCACGGGCGGTTCAAGCAGACGGACGCCGACGTCGGCTCCTTCGATGCCGGCTACGGGTCGGCGTACTTCGCTCGCCAGGTCGGGCAGAAGGTCGGCCGCGAGGTGTTCTTCCTGGCGCGGGAGTATTCGGCTCGGCGGGCGTACGAGATGGGGGCGGTGAACGCCGTCGTGCCGCATGCCGAGCTCGAGACGACCGCCCTGGAGTGGGCGAACGAGATCCTCACCAAGTCGCCGACCGCGATCCGCATGCTGAAGTTCGCGTTCAACGCCGTGGACGACGGGCTGGTGGGCCAGCAGGTGTTCGCGGGTGAGGCGACGCGCCTGGCGTATGGAACGGACGAGGCGGTGGAGGGCCGGGACGCGTTCCTGCAGAAGCGCGAACCGGACTGGTCGCCGTTCCCTTGGCAGTACTGA
- a CDS encoding PLDc N-terminal domain-containing protein: MVRLWIALGVAAVVFYIYSVADCALFDRSRVRGLPKPVWLLIIILIPVIGGILWFLIGRGRRRSDVGRRVTAPDDDPEFLGKLRLDHDQEERIRQLEKELAELDDNGPDNDQTGRRDG, from the coding sequence ATGGTTCGCCTCTGGATAGCCCTCGGCGTCGCAGCCGTGGTGTTCTACATCTATTCGGTGGCAGACTGCGCCCTGTTCGACCGTTCTCGAGTGCGTGGCCTCCCCAAGCCCGTGTGGCTGCTCATCATCATCCTGATCCCAGTCATCGGCGGGATCCTCTGGTTCCTCATCGGACGCGGACGCCGCAGATCCGACGTCGGGCGCCGCGTGACCGCGCCTGACGACGACCCGGAGTTCCTCGGCAAGCTGCGCCTGGACCACGACCAGGAGGAGCGCATCCGCCAGCTCGAGAAGGAGCTGGCCGAGCTGGACGACAACGGTCCCGACAACGACCAGACCGGCCGCCGGGATGGGTGA
- a CDS encoding HAD-IIA family hydrolase: MALFRRNTDGAAPLDGVDLVLADLDGVVYKGPDAIPHAVDSLNAAAETVRVGYITNNASRTDASVAEHLSELGLSVKPSDVVTSPQAAVRLLAEHVPAGANILVVGGDGLVDEVQKAGFGVTRSADDDPAAVIQGFSPDIGWAQLAEASFALQGRSDAERPWIATNTDWTIPVARGIAPGNGTLVSAVHTAVGRLPLVAGKPERAIFDEAVARFGAQTPLFIGDRLDTDILGANRAGILSVLVLTGIDGGKQLLSADAESRPTYILRDLRGLREPYPAVKTARNGSVTVGDATVTIEGNDVKIVAEGSDPLNLLRAACAAIWDSGRAIYGLNVPERLYG, from the coding sequence ATGGCGCTGTTCCGACGGAACACTGACGGTGCGGCGCCGCTGGACGGCGTCGACCTGGTGCTCGCCGACCTCGACGGTGTCGTTTACAAGGGGCCCGACGCCATCCCGCATGCCGTCGACAGCCTGAATGCTGCAGCGGAAACCGTGCGTGTCGGTTACATCACGAACAACGCCTCCCGCACGGATGCGTCCGTCGCCGAGCACCTCAGCGAGCTCGGACTCTCCGTGAAACCGTCTGACGTGGTCACGTCGCCCCAGGCAGCCGTGCGCCTGCTCGCCGAGCATGTGCCGGCCGGCGCCAACATCCTCGTCGTCGGCGGGGACGGGCTGGTCGACGAAGTGCAGAAGGCCGGCTTCGGGGTCACCCGCTCGGCGGACGACGATCCCGCGGCGGTCATCCAGGGATTCTCTCCGGACATCGGTTGGGCGCAGCTCGCGGAAGCATCCTTCGCCCTCCAGGGCCGGTCGGATGCGGAGCGCCCGTGGATTGCGACGAACACCGACTGGACCATTCCGGTCGCGCGCGGCATCGCGCCCGGCAACGGAACGCTCGTCTCCGCGGTGCACACGGCCGTCGGCCGGCTGCCGCTGGTCGCGGGCAAGCCGGAACGGGCCATTTTCGACGAGGCCGTGGCGAGGTTCGGAGCGCAGACCCCACTCTTCATCGGTGACCGTCTGGACACCGACATCCTGGGAGCGAACCGGGCCGGCATCCTCTCGGTGCTGGTGCTCACCGGCATCGACGGCGGCAAGCAGCTGCTGTCGGCGGATGCGGAGTCGCGTCCCACGTACATCCTGCGCGACCTCCGCGGCCTCCGCGAACCGTATCCGGCGGTGAAGACCGCACGGAACGGCTCGGTGACGGTGGGGGACGCGACGGTCACGATCGAGGGCAACGACGTGAAGATCGTGGCGGAAGGGTCCGACCCGCTGAACCTGCTGCGCGCCGCCTGCGCCGCGATCTGGGACTCGGGCCGCGCGATCTACGGGCTGAACGTCCCCGAACGTCTTTACGGCTGA